In one Gemmatimonadaceae bacterium genomic region, the following are encoded:
- the tcmP gene encoding three-Cys-motif partner protein TcmP yields MKSPMVEYRKGDPVAHDGHIARSNGRWADDKLSFLDRYLAPALTVAARHFCHRVYVDLFAGPGVFFDARAREFLPGGAIRVLDALGEPARARRAQFTHAILVNLDEDDHDALTARVDALHAEGRLTVPRQNIQVINDDANAVVRRLARMMPPRPYVFAFVDPEKPGHWPWASCQALRASVPGALDLYLLYPGMMGVNRAISYRGNPLERALTAYFGCDDWRRIARARRTDAESPEMRQELEALYERQLATLGLAHVLRPRRIYRTGACELYTMFFASRKPVALKLAEWEMDTVSPQLGLFAG; encoded by the coding sequence GTGAAGTCACCGATGGTGGAGTATCGGAAGGGAGACCCCGTTGCCCATGACGGCCACATTGCGCGCTCGAATGGCCGATGGGCAGACGACAAGCTGTCGTTCCTCGATCGCTACTTGGCACCTGCGCTGACGGTGGCAGCACGTCACTTTTGCCATCGCGTGTACGTGGACCTTTTCGCCGGACCGGGCGTCTTCTTTGATGCGCGTGCTCGGGAGTTCTTGCCGGGGGGCGCGATTCGTGTCCTCGACGCGCTCGGCGAGCCGGCGCGCGCTCGACGGGCTCAGTTCACGCATGCGATTCTGGTCAATCTCGATGAGGACGATCACGACGCGCTGACGGCACGTGTCGATGCACTCCACGCCGAAGGACGCCTCACCGTTCCGCGGCAGAACATTCAGGTCATCAACGACGACGCCAATGCGGTCGTGCGACGCCTAGCGCGCATGATGCCGCCACGGCCATATGTCTTTGCGTTTGTCGATCCGGAGAAGCCGGGGCACTGGCCCTGGGCATCCTGCCAGGCGCTCCGCGCCTCGGTTCCCGGGGCGCTCGATCTGTACCTGCTGTATCCGGGGATGATGGGGGTCAATCGCGCGATCTCCTATCGCGGGAATCCCTTGGAGCGCGCCTTAACCGCGTACTTCGGTTGCGACGATTGGCGTCGCATCGCGCGAGCACGCCGCACGGACGCGGAGAGTCCGGAGATGCGGCAGGAGCTCGAAGCGCTCTACGAACGGCAACTGGCAACGCTCGGGCTGGCGCATGTGTTACGCCCGCGTCGCATCTACCGGACCGGTGCGTGCGAGTTGTACACGATGTTCTTCGCAAGCCGGAAGCCAGTCGCGCTGAAACTCGCCGAGTGGGAGATGGATACTGTGAGCCCGCAGCTCGGATTGTTCGCTGGGTGA
- a CDS encoding helix-turn-helix domain-containing protein: MWGYTDLSDVDIRLLVGRRIKAWRTRQGMSARHLSLQLGFSHGALNEYEGGQRELSYRKLWILADFFGITVEDLLGPPRSKDEHEFLLERAAIPKFEDDDE, translated from the coding sequence ATGTGGGGCTATACCGATCTTTCGGATGTCGACATTCGTCTCCTGGTCGGGAGACGCATCAAAGCCTGGCGTACGCGGCAGGGCATGTCGGCGCGCCATCTCTCGCTACAGCTCGGGTTCTCGCACGGCGCGCTCAACGAGTACGAAGGGGGCCAGCGCGAGCTGTCGTATCGGAAGCTGTGGATACTCGCTGACTTCTTCGGGATCACGGTGGAAGACCTCCTCGGTCCTCCCCGGAGCAAGGACGAGCACGAGTTCCTGCTCGAGCGTGCCGCGATACCCAAGTTTGAGGACGACGACGAATAG
- a CDS encoding ATP-binding protein, producing the protein MPIIPTLDRESAPVPETIQLEQPEERALPYIEERRLEGQLRHALVQAVCANARLILTGPRGIGKSFTVNRLLTRHLRELAGDGPLPCVIACSLIVANTARDTFLAIARQAEYRRIVERVSRHRVPDDALRGELLSAMSQHGRTVLVIDEAHNLSGPATQAILDLLAEADDRAGNEAREPWLGVVLIASTPHDRALLSRIGPRERIQNVVTLNADALGDLARYLVAWIPELRTTPEFSSDDSGADWIARHLGHDDVTLRTIVSLASSLRVIADRLQQRGPLTTQSLLGQLTVLARQYIGHQHREGARIAILPVRRKAGRNKKRGTPHAE; encoded by the coding sequence ATGCCCATCATCCCGACGCTAGACCGGGAATCCGCGCCGGTGCCTGAGACGATACAGCTGGAGCAACCGGAGGAGCGCGCCTTGCCCTACATCGAGGAGCGTCGACTCGAAGGGCAGCTCCGTCATGCGCTCGTGCAGGCGGTCTGCGCCAATGCGCGCCTGATTCTCACGGGTCCACGCGGTATCGGAAAGAGCTTCACGGTCAATCGCTTGCTCACGCGCCATCTCCGAGAGCTCGCTGGAGATGGACCATTACCGTGTGTGATCGCCTGCTCACTCATTGTCGCCAATACAGCCCGGGACACGTTTCTCGCCATCGCCCGACAGGCGGAGTACCGCCGCATCGTAGAACGCGTGTCACGCCATCGTGTGCCGGACGACGCGCTGCGCGGCGAACTGCTCAGCGCCATGAGTCAACATGGGCGCACCGTGCTCGTCATCGACGAGGCGCACAACCTGAGTGGACCGGCCACGCAGGCGATTCTGGATTTGCTTGCCGAAGCGGACGATCGAGCCGGCAATGAAGCGCGGGAGCCCTGGCTTGGGGTAGTGCTGATCGCATCAACGCCACACGATCGAGCGCTGCTATCCCGCATCGGTCCACGCGAACGGATCCAGAACGTCGTCACCCTCAACGCCGATGCGCTCGGAGACCTCGCGCGCTATCTCGTCGCGTGGATTCCCGAACTCCGAACCACGCCGGAATTTTCGAGCGACGACAGCGGTGCGGACTGGATCGCGAGACATCTTGGCCATGACGATGTCACGCTCAGAACGATCGTCAGTCTAGCAAGTTCGCTGCGAGTCATCGCGGATCGACTCCAGCAGCGCGGCCCCCTTACGACCCAGAGCCTGCTTGGGCAACTGACCGTGCTCGCCCGTCAGTACATCGGCCATCAGCATCGCGAGGGTGCGCGCATCGCCATCCTCCCCGTTCGAAGGAAAGCCGGGCGCAACAAGAAGCGAGGAACGCCTCATGCCGAATAA
- a CDS encoding S1C family serine protease: protein MAAALTLSTAGAAQARRPSVAPVRTVRDIAAKAVPASVTVIALGADGDTIGIGSGFVIRADGVVITNHHVLAGASQARLIRANGEVLDRVTVIDVDSLTDLAVLKATAIDLPTLTLSSTAPSVGDRVVVIGAPLGLEHTVSDGIVSAVRVEGGRERIQMSAPISPGSSGGPVIDDQARVIGITRATVRAGQALNFAIPAKYALALLAETRSAPPRSVAEVFSGSGAGEAVKRPAAPAPADAPTRAPFRAPAPGTPRKNALVGTFKTLTEATNPNAAPDTLVTGLLVLPETGVGFWRPRYVNDYVMLVSDAVATGSGRVGVKAGRIPLEGWVTDSGFYIAGEDPRERLTLRIIATPIDLPLSYTQGIYDIAVRTSYTAGSFTGTPTSWSGTAAIMTTADSIFADVSLTNTVGGSTGAFIMAPIGPTGAFKWEDRTKAVNGYVRNGKIEFDWIDRRENNAVYRGIVSGQRR from the coding sequence ATGGCTGCTGCGCTGACGCTGAGCACAGCGGGTGCTGCTCAGGCTCGCCGCCCCAGTGTCGCACCGGTGCGAACGGTGCGCGACATCGCTGCGAAGGCGGTACCGGCCAGCGTGACGGTGATCGCCCTCGGGGCGGACGGCGATACCATCGGCATCGGCAGTGGGTTCGTTATCCGCGCAGACGGGGTTGTCATTACCAATCACCACGTGCTCGCGGGCGCCTCACAGGCCAGGCTTATTCGTGCGAACGGTGAGGTCCTCGATCGCGTGACTGTCATTGACGTCGACTCCCTCACCGACCTCGCCGTGCTCAAGGCGACCGCGATTGACCTGCCCACACTCACGCTGTCGTCGACGGCCCCGAGCGTCGGCGATCGCGTGGTCGTGATTGGCGCTCCGCTTGGCCTCGAACATACGGTCTCAGACGGTATTGTCAGTGCGGTTCGTGTCGAGGGCGGACGGGAGCGCATTCAGATGTCCGCTCCGATCAGCCCTGGATCGAGCGGCGGCCCGGTGATCGATGACCAGGCGCGCGTCATTGGGATCACACGCGCGACCGTTCGTGCCGGGCAGGCGCTTAACTTCGCGATTCCGGCGAAGTACGCTCTGGCGCTCCTCGCTGAGACGCGGTCTGCGCCGCCGCGTTCAGTCGCCGAGGTCTTTTCCGGATCTGGGGCCGGCGAGGCGGTGAAGCGTCCTGCCGCACCCGCGCCGGCAGACGCCCCGACACGGGCGCCATTTCGAGCGCCGGCGCCCGGGACACCACGGAAGAACGCCTTGGTCGGCACTTTCAAAACACTGACGGAAGCAACGAACCCCAACGCAGCCCCGGATACTCTGGTGACTGGTTTGCTCGTGCTACCGGAAACGGGCGTGGGCTTCTGGCGTCCGCGGTACGTTAACGACTACGTCATGCTCGTCTCGGATGCGGTCGCGACAGGAAGCGGGCGTGTCGGGGTCAAGGCGGGGAGGATCCCGCTCGAGGGGTGGGTCACGGATAGTGGGTTCTACATCGCGGGTGAGGATCCTCGCGAGCGCCTCACGTTGCGCATCATCGCGACGCCGATCGATCTCCCGTTGTCGTATACGCAGGGCATTTATGACATCGCGGTGCGAACGTCGTATACGGCTGGCTCTTTCACTGGCACACCAACCAGCTGGTCGGGCACCGCGGCCATTATGACTACCGCGGACTCGATATTCGCGGACGTTTCGCTCACCAATACGGTCGGCGGAAGTACAGGGGCCTTCATCATGGCACCCATCGGGCCAACGGGCGCCTTTAAGTGGGAAGATCGGACGAAAGCTGTGAACGGTTACGTGCGGAACGGAAAGATCGAGTTTGACTGGATTGATCGACGGGAGAACAACGCGGTGTATCGCGGAATCGTCAGCGGGCAGCGCCGATGA
- a CDS encoding PDZ domain-containing protein, translated as MSSVKLSQLQTQATKLGASLALVTSRYTNTIQGATPLTIPTTSTTNTSGTARVTGAGGTATVTGSGTSTTTSSRTMMLPYTINRGDFTALYFVKVRARVGLFVLALDDLTRRQLETNAGVRVDIVVEGTPAFDSDILPDDIILAMNSTRIRSPEHFVEVARQMPAGVVEVHLMRGGRPLTKRLTIS; from the coding sequence ATGAGTTCGGTGAAGCTGTCGCAACTACAGACCCAAGCGACCAAGCTTGGCGCGTCACTGGCCCTCGTTACGTCGCGCTACACGAATACGATTCAGGGCGCAACGCCACTAACCATTCCGACAACCTCGACGACGAATACGAGCGGAACGGCGCGGGTTACCGGAGCCGGTGGAACGGCGACGGTGACTGGGTCTGGGACAAGTACGACGACGAGCAGTCGAACCATGATGCTGCCGTACACAATCAATCGCGGTGACTTCACAGCGCTCTATTTCGTGAAGGTGCGGGCTCGTGTAGGTCTGTTCGTACTCGCGCTGGACGACCTCACCCGGCGCCAACTGGAGACGAACGCGGGCGTACGCGTCGATATTGTGGTGGAGGGGACTCCTGCCTTCGACTCGGACATCCTTCCCGATGACATCATCCTCGCGATGAACAGCACTCGCATTCGATCGCCGGAGCATTTTGTGGAAGTAGCGCGCCAGATGCCGGCTGGCGTCGTTGAGGTGCACCTCATGCGGGGTGGTCGCCCCCTGACGAAGCGCCTGACGATTTCGTGA
- a CDS encoding Ig-like domain-containing protein: MSLRSYVWLVVLFGAACGGDSTSAPPPPRLASLSVSIAASSIVAGTSTTVTASGRDQNGQPIAIGAVAWVSSSGVATVDQSGQVTGVAPGLATITGTSGGFTASVAVTVTPAPTLTRLVLTAANSTLRSGERTTLTVTGNDQFNAPIAVPTVTWSSAAPNVATVESDGRVLGILAGSATVTARANGVVASTVITVVPGAAVRLGLIRPASGVFNSWRFQVQPQVEIVDAAGNRITSDNATVVQLGANSPTQGGLTATAVNGLATFTNVGVVAPVGAAVTLAFFANGLSSTSQVLTVAPFSFGNGVRLVGTDIRPGRYRSVNAASASCYWARLRNTTGANDIIANDLGPGPRLLEVLATDVAVESSRCEAWVEISGPATTSRSAPFTDGAYLVGVDIDPGTWRADGGGTSCYWARLRNINGTDDIIGNYLGSTPATMTVLSTDVAVTVSRCGSWTRVP, from the coding sequence ATGTCATTGCGTTCGTATGTGTGGCTCGTTGTGCTTTTCGGGGCGGCCTGCGGTGGTGACTCCACCTCGGCACCGCCACCACCCCGACTCGCGAGTCTGAGCGTTAGCATCGCAGCCAGCTCGATCGTGGCCGGTACCTCCACTACGGTTACGGCGTCGGGGCGCGATCAGAACGGGCAGCCGATCGCGATCGGGGCCGTTGCGTGGGTCTCCAGTAGCGGTGTGGCGACGGTCGATCAATCCGGGCAAGTGACCGGGGTTGCCCCTGGCCTCGCGACCATCACTGGCACAAGCGGGGGTTTCACCGCGAGCGTGGCGGTGACGGTGACGCCCGCCCCGACGCTCACCCGTCTCGTGCTGACGGCAGCGAACTCGACCCTCCGGTCTGGCGAGCGGACAACCCTGACGGTGACGGGCAACGATCAGTTCAATGCGCCCATCGCCGTGCCGACGGTCACCTGGAGTAGCGCAGCACCGAACGTGGCGACGGTCGAGAGTGACGGGCGCGTGCTCGGCATCCTCGCAGGGAGTGCGACGGTGACCGCGCGAGCCAATGGCGTCGTCGCGTCGACAGTGATCACGGTCGTGCCTGGGGCCGCCGTACGCCTCGGGTTAATTCGGCCCGCGAGTGGGGTATTCAACAGCTGGCGCTTTCAGGTGCAGCCGCAGGTGGAGATCGTCGACGCAGCGGGCAACCGCATCACGTCGGACAACGCCACCGTCGTCCAACTCGGCGCGAACAGCCCGACGCAGGGCGGGCTCACCGCGACGGCCGTCAACGGCCTTGCGACGTTTACGAACGTCGGCGTGGTGGCGCCAGTGGGAGCGGCCGTGACGTTGGCGTTTTTCGCGAACGGACTCTCCTCCACCAGTCAGGTGCTGACTGTCGCGCCATTCAGCTTCGGGAACGGCGTTCGCCTGGTCGGCACGGACATTCGGCCTGGGCGCTATCGGAGTGTTAACGCTGCGTCGGCGTCGTGCTACTGGGCGCGGCTTCGCAATACGACGGGCGCGAACGACATCATTGCTAACGATCTCGGACCCGGGCCGCGCCTTTTAGAGGTACTGGCGACGGATGTCGCAGTTGAGTCGAGCCGCTGTGAAGCGTGGGTGGAGATCTCAGGCCCCGCGACGACGTCACGTTCGGCGCCCTTCACTGATGGGGCGTACCTCGTGGGCGTGGACATCGATCCCGGAACCTGGCGGGCAGACGGTGGTGGGACGAGCTGTTACTGGGCGCGCCTCCGCAACATCAACGGGACTGACGACATCATCGGAAATTATCTCGGCAGTACGCCAGCGACCATGACCGTGCTTTCCACGGATGTGGCAGTAACCGTGTCCCGTTGTGGTTCGTGGACCCGTGTGCCCTAA
- a CDS encoding helix-turn-helix transcriptional regulator: MWGYEGVTDMDIRRLLAYRVRRWRRARDQSTRDLSLTLGFAPNYVSELEHGQRRAPLLTLWTLAVHFGVTVDELLGPPRTREEHEWFQGILANRPSAAWQDEDEEE; this comes from the coding sequence ATGTGGGGCTACGAGGGCGTGACCGACATGGACATTCGCCGCCTGCTCGCGTATCGCGTGCGCCGGTGGCGCCGCGCGCGCGATCAGTCCACGCGCGACCTCTCGCTCACGCTGGGCTTTGCGCCCAACTACGTCTCAGAGCTTGAACATGGGCAACGGCGCGCGCCGTTACTGACGCTTTGGACCCTCGCCGTGCATTTCGGGGTTACCGTCGACGAGTTGCTGGGACCGCCGCGGACTCGCGAGGAGCACGAATGGTTTCAGGGGATCCTCGCCAATCGGCCGAGCGCAGCGTGGCAAGACGAGGACGAGGAGGAATGA
- a CDS encoding ATP-binding protein, which yields MRRALVETIGASSRCLVWGPRGIGKTETLQRLIREELRTLAHPHSAPRIVHVPLIGVQRERDALISMAHYVPLPSLAQRARQHRLSVDNVRSELVSALRQQGRTILIVDEAHQLAPSALKAVLDLMVEADYATNGGAEARWLGVMLIASSPHHRALLGAFEANERVQSIVELTADSRETIATILRQWLPELANHPAFSTNQAALEQWIDLQFGGGVPSLRAIADVVQRYQARQQHAGEGSAEAPLNLKLLNAQVKGLLGVQQRLLAPPTLNGSAAQPPARRPERPDRAERAP from the coding sequence TTGCGGCGGGCGCTGGTTGAGACGATCGGGGCCTCCTCTCGCTGTCTGGTCTGGGGGCCGCGGGGAATCGGAAAGACCGAAACGCTCCAACGGCTGATTCGCGAGGAGCTACGGACACTGGCGCACCCACACTCGGCTCCTCGGATCGTCCACGTGCCGCTGATTGGGGTGCAGCGCGAACGCGACGCGCTCATTTCGATGGCCCACTACGTCCCGCTTCCCTCTCTCGCGCAGCGGGCGCGGCAACATCGCCTCTCCGTCGACAACGTCCGATCCGAGCTCGTGAGCGCATTACGGCAGCAGGGTCGCACCATCCTGATCGTTGACGAAGCGCATCAGCTGGCGCCGAGTGCGCTGAAGGCGGTGCTGGATCTGATGGTTGAGGCAGACTACGCCACCAATGGCGGCGCGGAAGCGCGCTGGCTAGGGGTCATGCTCATCGCCTCGAGTCCGCATCACCGCGCGCTGCTTGGCGCGTTCGAGGCTAACGAGCGCGTGCAGTCGATCGTGGAGCTCACCGCGGACTCGCGCGAGACGATTGCAACCATCCTGCGCCAATGGTTGCCCGAACTGGCCAACCATCCCGCGTTCTCGACGAATCAGGCCGCGTTGGAGCAGTGGATCGACCTGCAGTTCGGCGGCGGCGTCCCGAGTCTTCGAGCGATCGCCGACGTCGTGCAGCGATATCAGGCGCGGCAACAGCACGCCGGCGAAGGATCGGCGGAGGCGCCGCTGAACCTCAAGCTGTTGAACGCGCAAGTGAAGGGACTGTTGGGCGTTCAGCAACGCCTGCTCGCCCCGCCAACGCTGAATGGCTCTGCCGCACAGCCACCGGCGCGTCGTCCGGAGCGCCCGGACCGCGCGGAGCGTGCGCCATGA
- a CDS encoding HNH endonuclease, giving the protein MNRSEVFARDGYRCVYCGEQKEPDELSVDHVQPRMRGGDGSPGNVVSACRGCNTRKAGRPLAQFLAEEPESRRNFFRLARYVWARHLKAVAEELVRRGIVEAPSELVEGVRGLRSSEAIAEVLGEAERPPDTQDQKPGTRN; this is encoded by the coding sequence ATGAACCGCTCGGAGGTCTTTGCCCGCGACGGCTACCGCTGTGTGTACTGCGGCGAGCAGAAGGAGCCGGACGAGCTGAGCGTGGACCACGTCCAGCCGCGGATGCGCGGCGGGGATGGGTCTCCCGGCAACGTAGTAAGCGCGTGCAGGGGCTGCAACACGCGGAAGGCGGGGCGCCCGCTGGCACAGTTCCTGGCCGAGGAGCCGGAGAGTCGACGGAACTTCTTCCGGTTGGCGCGGTATGTCTGGGCACGGCATCTCAAGGCGGTGGCCGAGGAGCTCGTGCGCCGGGGCATTGTGGAGGCCCCATCGGAACTCGTGGAGGGGGTCCGTGGGCTGCGCAGCTCCGAGGCCATCGCTGAGGTGCTGGGGGAGGCCGAAAGGCCACCCGACACCCAAGACCAAAAGCCCGGAACCCGAAACTGA
- a CDS encoding (2Fe-2S) ferredoxin domain-containing protein gives MSQSSGQSMVPEMEAYSRHVLVCTGGFCQENRAGRSLYSRLASLLQREGLLFGPTRVKRSEAPCLGVCAGGPIVAVYPEGVWYHHVTPELLERIVLEHLKGGRVLEEHVFHRMQPEPSTNP, from the coding sequence ATGTCGCAGTCGAGTGGGCAGTCGATGGTGCCGGAGATGGAGGCCTACAGTCGCCACGTGCTGGTGTGCACGGGGGGCTTCTGTCAGGAGAATCGGGCCGGACGCAGTCTCTACTCGCGTCTCGCCTCCCTGCTCCAGCGAGAAGGGCTGCTCTTCGGCCCCACCCGCGTCAAGCGCAGCGAAGCCCCCTGCCTGGGCGTGTGCGCCGGCGGCCCCATCGTGGCCGTCTACCCCGAGGGGGTCTGGTATCACCACGTCACCCCCGAGCTGCTGGAGCGGATCGTCCTCGAGCACCTGAAGGGTGGGCGGGTGCTGGAGGAGCATGTGTTTCATCGGATGCAGCCCGAACCCAGTACGAACCCATGA
- a CDS encoding sulfurtransferase — protein sequence MPLTPLPGLPDPRVVAKGYAIPDRLVSTEWLAEHLNTPGLRLLECNEDVLLYDVEHIPGAQKLDWHIDLNDSVERDYIGRAAFEALLRAKGIDESTPVIFYGDKNNWWATYALWVFKLYGFTNTRVLDGGRAKWLEEDREMTTDRPRFAPTGYTAPERNDARIRAFFADARAQMDAGKPLIDVRSPQEYTGERLHMPDYPQEGTLRGGHIPGAKSMPWAKAAEADGSFKDAAALRALYEGELGLFPADAVVTYCRIGERSSHTWFVLTYLLGFTAVRNYDGSWTEWGNAVRAPIRKGPTP from the coding sequence ATGCCTCTGACACCGCTTCCCGGCTTGCCCGATCCGCGTGTGGTTGCGAAGGGCTACGCCATACCGGACCGTCTGGTGAGCACCGAGTGGCTCGCCGAGCATCTCAACACGCCGGGGCTGCGTCTGCTCGAATGCAACGAGGATGTGCTGCTCTATGACGTCGAGCACATCCCCGGCGCGCAGAAGCTCGACTGGCACATCGATCTCAACGACAGCGTCGAGCGCGATTACATCGGGCGGGCGGCGTTCGAAGCACTGTTGCGCGCGAAGGGGATCGACGAGTCGACGCCGGTAATCTTCTACGGCGACAAGAACAACTGGTGGGCGACCTACGCGCTCTGGGTGTTCAAGCTGTACGGCTTCACCAACACGCGGGTGCTCGACGGCGGCCGCGCGAAGTGGCTCGAGGAAGATCGGGAGATGACCACCGATCGCCCGCGCTTTGCGCCCACCGGGTACACGGCGCCGGAGCGCAACGATGCGCGCATCCGGGCGTTCTTTGCCGATGCCCGCGCGCAGATGGACGCGGGGAAACCGCTCATCGATGTGCGGTCGCCGCAGGAGTACACCGGGGAACGGCTGCACATGCCCGACTACCCGCAGGAGGGCACGCTGCGGGGTGGCCATATTCCCGGGGCGAAGAGTATGCCCTGGGCCAAGGCCGCCGAGGCGGACGGCTCGTTCAAGGACGCCGCAGCGCTCCGGGCGCTCTATGAAGGGGAGCTGGGGCTGTTCCCGGCCGACGCGGTGGTGACGTACTGCCGCATCGGCGAGCGGTCGAGCCACACGTGGTTTGTCCTGACGTACCTGCTGGGCTTTACAGCCGTGCGAAATTACGA